In Nitrospirota bacterium, one genomic interval encodes:
- a CDS encoding helix-turn-helix transcriptional regulator, which yields MPDIKKLFGKRIRTYREMRNLSQEQLAELCGMHRTYISHVERGKKNISLGNIQKISDALQIKIADLFKGLDAKKNK from the coding sequence ATGCCTGATATAAAGAAACTATTTGGTAAGAGAATACGAACTTATCGGGAGATGAGAAACTTATCTCAAGAGCAGCTTGCGGAGCTCTGCGGGATGCATAGAACATATATCAGCCATGTTGAGCGCGGGAAAAAGAATATTTCTCTGGGGAATATCCAAAAAATATCAGATGCCTTACAGATAAAGATCGCTGATTTGTTTAAGGGGCTCGATGCCAAAAAGAACAAATAA